The Cohaesibacter intestini genome has a window encoding:
- a CDS encoding CheR family methyltransferase, producing the protein MTPQDYAFLQGFLKQKSGLVLSEDKQYLIESRLMPVARKAGLGTIADLIVKLRSSGDRALQTAVVEAMTTNESFFFRDKTPFEHFVETIIPHLVQNRQRGRVRIWCAAASTGQEPYSLAMCLKENAAKLGGLSFEIIGTDISHEVLEKAKAGFYTQFEVQRGLPVQLLLKYFKQHGEMWQISPEIRSMVSYRHFNLLDSFASMGQFDVIFCRNVLIYFDQATKTDIMNRLAKQMPNDGYLLLGAAETVVGLTTSFQSVPGKRGLYTNAAGAQTGSAGGFGQRALAAGGSLSAQSSGAAPGAGASTFSASRFSSINGGRK; encoded by the coding sequence ATGACACCACAAGACTATGCTTTCTTGCAGGGCTTTTTGAAACAAAAGTCCGGACTTGTGCTCTCTGAAGACAAGCAATATCTGATTGAAAGCCGTCTCATGCCTGTCGCGCGCAAAGCCGGGCTTGGGACCATTGCTGATTTGATCGTTAAGCTGCGGTCTTCAGGAGATCGCGCCTTGCAGACGGCGGTCGTCGAGGCGATGACCACCAACGAGTCCTTCTTCTTTCGCGACAAAACACCCTTTGAGCATTTCGTCGAAACGATCATTCCGCATTTGGTGCAAAATCGTCAGCGGGGCCGCGTGCGGATCTGGTGCGCGGCTGCATCAACCGGGCAGGAGCCTTATTCTCTGGCCATGTGCCTGAAGGAAAATGCTGCCAAGCTTGGTGGTTTGAGCTTCGAGATCATTGGTACCGATATTTCCCATGAAGTGCTGGAGAAGGCCAAAGCTGGCTTCTATACCCAGTTTGAGGTACAGCGCGGGCTGCCGGTGCAGTTGTTGCTTAAATATTTCAAGCAGCATGGTGAAATGTGGCAGATCTCTCCGGAGATCCGTTCGATGGTCAGCTATCGTCACTTCAATCTGCTCGACAGCTTCGCCTCGATGGGTCAGTTTGACGTGATTTTCTGCCGTAACGTGTTGATCTATTTCGATCAGGCAACCAAAACCGATATCATGAACCGTCTCGCCAAGCAGATGCCAAATGATGGCTATCTATTGCTCGGTGCAGCTGAAACCGTGGTTGGATTGACGACCTCTTTCCAGTCGGTGCCTGGTAAACGTGGCCTTTATACCAATGCTGCTGGTGCGCAGACTGGCTCTGCCGGTGGATTTGGTCAGCGGGCGCTTGCTGCCGGTGGTAGCCTTTCAGCCCAGTCTTCGGGTGCTGCGCCGGGCGCGGGCGCATCGACTTTTTCCGCCTCACGCTTTTCAAGCATCAATGGCGGTCGGAAGTAA
- a CDS encoding universal stress protein yields the protein MVTKILLPIDHTDSRSWKKALPMAQEQAKFYGAELHVVSVIPEIIKLPNLPDNYGDGAKAHVRKVIEGILAEQGTSDIAIHIEEGSAYREILKLAHADHFDMIVMASAKGDFPDFEMGPHLGRVVRNAHCTVMVIRD from the coding sequence ATGGTCACAAAAATCCTGCTGCCGATTGATCACACCGACTCCCGGTCCTGGAAAAAGGCTCTGCCGATGGCTCAGGAGCAGGCGAAATTCTACGGGGCCGAGCTTCATGTTGTTTCGGTCATTCCCGAAATCATCAAGCTGCCAAACCTGCCGGACAATTATGGTGACGGGGCAAAGGCGCATGTGCGTAAGGTCATCGAAGGCATTTTAGCGGAGCAGGGAACAAGCGATATCGCCATCCATATCGAGGAAGGCAGCGCCTATCGCGAAATCCTCAAGCTGGCCCATGCTGACCATTTTGACATGATCGTCATGGCTTCGGCCAAGGGGGACTTCCCTGATTTTGAAATGGGTCCGCATTTGGGTCGCGTGGTGCGCAACGCCCATTGCACGGTGATGGTTATCCGCGATTGA
- a CDS encoding alanine/glycine:cation symporter family protein encodes MEALNALVSSINGVVWGPLMLVLILGVGLFLQVGLKFMPILKLGTGFSLLFKGRAGQGEGQISPFNALMTSLSATIGTGNIAGVATAVFLGGPGALFWMWMTALIGMATKYAEAVCAVKYRETDELGNFVGGPMYYIKNGLGKNWRWLGFAFALFGAIAAFGIGNGVQANGVAQVLESNFGVNTSVTGVVLMLLTAMVILGGISRIGAVAGKLVPFMAVAYIIAGFLVLLINIGNIGEALGLVFAHAFTPSAAEGGFAGAAVWAAIRFGVARGVFSNEAGLGSAPIAHAAAATKGPVNQGLVAMLGTFIDTIIVCSITGLAIISSGAWTSGESGAALTSLAFETTLPGIGGTVIALSLSIFAFTTILGWSFYGEKCVGYLMGHRILIVYRLAWIVMIYFGATADLGFIWLLADTLNAMMAIPNLIALALLSPVVFKLTRDYFATNGASEENSGE; translated from the coding sequence ATGGAAGCGTTGAATGCTCTTGTCAGTTCCATCAACGGAGTCGTCTGGGGACCGTTGATGCTGGTTCTTATCCTAGGGGTTGGCCTGTTTTTGCAGGTGGGTCTGAAATTTATGCCGATCCTCAAGCTGGGCACCGGCTTCAGTCTGCTGTTCAAGGGGCGCGCCGGGCAGGGGGAAGGGCAGATCAGTCCTTTCAATGCTCTGATGACCTCGCTTTCGGCCACTATAGGCACGGGCAACATTGCCGGCGTGGCGACGGCTGTCTTTCTGGGTGGACCCGGCGCTCTGTTCTGGATGTGGATGACGGCCCTGATTGGCATGGCAACCAAATATGCCGAGGCCGTTTGCGCCGTCAAATATCGTGAAACCGACGAGTTGGGCAACTTTGTCGGCGGCCCGATGTATTACATCAAGAATGGTCTGGGCAAGAATTGGCGCTGGCTGGGCTTTGCCTTTGCCCTGTTCGGTGCGATTGCCGCCTTTGGCATTGGTAATGGTGTGCAGGCCAATGGTGTGGCGCAGGTGTTGGAAAGCAACTTTGGTGTCAATACATCCGTCACCGGCGTGGTGCTGATGCTGCTGACCGCCATGGTTATTCTGGGGGGCATCTCCCGCATTGGGGCCGTTGCTGGCAAGCTGGTGCCGTTCATGGCTGTTGCCTATATCATTGCCGGCTTCCTGGTTCTGCTGATCAATATCGGTAATATCGGCGAAGCACTTGGTCTGGTCTTTGCTCATGCCTTCACCCCTTCGGCTGCAGAAGGTGGCTTTGCGGGCGCTGCTGTCTGGGCCGCCATCCGCTTTGGTGTGGCCCGTGGTGTCTTCTCCAACGAAGCCGGTCTTGGCTCCGCCCCGATCGCCCATGCGGCGGCGGCCACCAAAGGGCCGGTCAACCAAGGTCTGGTCGCCATGCTGGGCACCTTCATCGACACCATCATTGTTTGCTCGATCACCGGTCTTGCCATCATCTCTTCTGGTGCGTGGACGTCTGGTGAATCCGGAGCGGCGTTGACCTCGTTGGCTTTTGAAACCACGCTACCGGGCATCGGGGGGACCGTGATTGCGCTGTCGCTTTCGATCTTTGCCTTCACCACCATTCTGGGCTGGTCCTTCTATGGCGAGAAATGCGTTGGCTATCTGATGGGCCATCGCATCCTGATCGTCTATCGTCTTGCCTGGATCGTGATGATTTATTTCGGCGCAACGGCGGATCTTGGTTTCATCTGGCTTCTGGCAGATACGCTCAATGCGATGATGGCCATCCCGAACCTGATCGCTCTGGCTCTGCTCAGCCCGGTTGTGTTCAAACTGACGCGAGACTATTTCGCAACCAATGGTGCCTCGGAAGAAAATTCGGGCGAGTGA
- a CDS encoding DMT family transporter, producing MSITGFALILTAAFCHATWNVLIKRINGGPELIWLFSTVTVILYFPLALWILLVERPQLDAMTFLLILGSATFHLGYFLLLQTGYRKGELSLVYPIARATGPLLSTTFAILLLDESITPQMAAGAIAIVFGVLMLTGGFRSGARNVSTSLLFGLAAGVLIGSYTAWDAYAVSVHLVPPLLIDYGSSAGRMVVLAPVASRSHGLIRQHWQQHKWGVIAIAVFNPLAYILVLYALTFTPVALVAPLREISVLLTVLAGSLLLGEGNLKHRLVWALVILIGMSILVSA from the coding sequence ATGTCCATCACTGGCTTTGCCCTCATTCTCACCGCCGCATTCTGTCACGCCACCTGGAATGTCTTGATCAAGCGGATCAATGGCGGGCCAGAATTGATCTGGCTCTTTTCCACGGTAACGGTCATCCTCTATTTTCCGCTTGCCCTCTGGATCCTGCTTGTCGAGCGTCCCCAGCTCGATGCCATGACTTTTTTGCTGATTCTCGGCAGCGCGACCTTTCATCTCGGCTATTTTCTGCTGTTGCAAACCGGGTATCGCAAGGGAGAATTGTCGCTGGTCTATCCAATAGCCCGCGCGACCGGCCCACTGCTCTCCACGACCTTTGCGATTCTGTTGCTGGATGAAAGCATCACTCCGCAAATGGCGGCCGGCGCCATCGCAATCGTGTTTGGCGTTCTTATGTTGACCGGGGGCTTCAGATCCGGTGCCCGTAATGTCAGCACGTCCCTCCTCTTCGGACTGGCTGCAGGGGTGCTGATCGGCAGCTATACCGCATGGGACGCCTATGCGGTGTCGGTCCATCTCGTCCCGCCCCTGCTGATCGACTATGGATCCAGCGCCGGGCGAATGGTGGTTCTGGCACCTGTGGCATCGCGCAGTCACGGCCTCATACGCCAGCACTGGCAACAGCACAAATGGGGTGTCATTGCCATCGCGGTCTTCAATCCTTTAGCCTATATTCTCGTACTCTATGCGCTCACCTTCACGCCGGTGGCTCTTGTCGCCCCGTTGCGCGAAATCAGCGTGTTGCTCACCGTGTTGGCGGGCAGCCTGTTGTTGGGAGAAGGCAATCTCAAGCATCGGCTCGTCTGGGCACTGGTGATCCTGATTGGCATGTCCATACTGGTCTCTGCCTGA
- the fliJ gene encoding flagellar export protein FliJ: protein MKSRESLIRLKRFQVDEKRRQVGQIELMVTEFQGMIRDLDAQIAVEEEKAGIDDIGHFAYPTFAKAALQRKENLQVSIADLNEQLERAQDQLREAIGELKKVEKLEERDHQREMAAREQAEQDELDDFSTIGRRRR from the coding sequence ATGAAGTCGCGCGAGAGTCTAATCCGTCTGAAACGTTTTCAGGTTGATGAAAAGCGTCGTCAAGTCGGACAGATTGAGTTGATGGTCACGGAATTTCAGGGAATGATCCGTGATCTGGATGCACAAATCGCGGTTGAGGAAGAAAAAGCGGGCATCGATGATATCGGGCATTTCGCTTATCCGACCTTTGCCAAGGCAGCCTTGCAGCGCAAGGAAAATCTGCAGGTTTCCATTGCTGATCTTAATGAACAGCTGGAGCGGGCACAGGACCAATTGCGCGAGGCAATCGGCGAGCTGAAGAAAGTCGAGAAGCTCGAAGAGCGCGACCACCAGCGTGAAATGGCTGCCCGTGAACAGGCCGAGCAGGACGAGCTGGATGATTTCAGCACAATCGGACGGCGCCGCCGCTAA
- a CDS encoding glycosyltransferase family 2 protein, which yields MFRFLRPRPLVSICIPAYDAQPFIARVLESALSQSVDDIEIIVSNDGALPTPDLQSYRKHPKIRVINQRKRLGWVANTNTVLSKARGQYFMVLPHDDLLAPTYLEACLSCLESEPDTFAAYSDIEYHGGIMEPSELLGTLDERIGHMMENLYNGYSFRALMRRRPADWPALALRHNPPTDCCVDTTWILQQTLLGALRRVRQPLYFKTLHETNTHASWEQIPPDMLVSGWWQHCETLGMLARERTNNHTLIDGLVAHRRDPRRVIETPLFLRNAFDALYPQDLHLLNEKGEQEQPRSPSPLS from the coding sequence ATGTTCCGGTTTTTAAGGCCTCGCCCCCTCGTCTCGATCTGCATCCCCGCCTATGACGCCCAGCCCTTCATTGCCCGGGTGCTGGAGTCTGCGCTATCCCAGAGCGTGGACGATATCGAAATCATTGTCTCCAATGACGGTGCCCTTCCAACGCCGGATCTGCAGTCCTATCGAAAACACCCCAAGATCAGGGTGATCAATCAGCGCAAACGGCTGGGCTGGGTGGCCAATACCAACACCGTTCTGTCCAAGGCCAGAGGCCAGTATTTCATGGTCCTGCCCCACGACGACCTGTTGGCACCAACCTATCTGGAAGCATGCCTTTCTTGCCTTGAAAGCGAGCCTGACACCTTTGCAGCCTACAGCGACATCGAGTATCACGGCGGCATTATGGAGCCGTCCGAACTGCTGGGCACGCTTGACGAGCGAATCGGCCATATGATGGAAAATCTCTATAATGGATACAGCTTCCGAGCCCTGATGCGCCGACGGCCCGCCGACTGGCCTGCCCTTGCCCTGCGTCACAATCCGCCCACAGATTGCTGTGTCGACACCACCTGGATCCTCCAGCAAACCCTGTTGGGCGCGCTGCGTCGCGTGCGGCAACCCCTTTACTTCAAGACTTTACACGAAACCAACACCCACGCCAGTTGGGAGCAGATCCCCCCCGACATGCTGGTATCCGGCTGGTGGCAGCATTGTGAAACCCTCGGCATGTTGGCACGCGAACGAACGAACAATCATACGCTGATCGATGGACTGGTTGCGCATCGGCGCGACCCCCGGCGCGTTATCGAAACCCCTCTCTTTCTCAGAAATGCCTTCGACGCCCTATATCCGCAGGACCTGCACCTTCTGAACGAGAAAGGCGAGCAGGAACAACCCCGCTCGCCTTCACCCCTGTCATAG
- the fliI gene encoding flagellar protein export ATPase FliI, with protein MVQELIGKVDDISPRHAYGRVTSIQGHLVEVAGPLFEMSVGSMLTIHADGREPAKCEVVGFSTDRALCLPFSELDGIRLGCRAVLNGPAVIRPTKAWLGRMINAHGEPIDGKGPLPRGHHAVPLRRKPPAAHKRTRVGGPMDLGVRALNTFITLCQGQRMGIFAGSGVGKSVLLSMLARNASSEVNVIGLIGERGREVQEFVEDDLGEEGLKRSIVVVATSDEMALMRRQAAYLTLALAEYFREDGKQVLCMMDSVTRFAQAQREIGLAAGEPPTSKGYTPTVFAELPKLLERAGPGEKNEGAVTGLFTVLVEGDNHNEPVADAVRGILDGHIVMERAIAERGRYPAINILKSVSRTLPNAADPAFWPSVLKARQHMATYSDMEELIRLGAYRQGSDPSVDLAIALHEPLEAFLSQGKGEATSLEEGYQRLEAIVGARSEQGNTGL; from the coding sequence ATGGTCCAGGAACTTATCGGTAAGGTAGATGACATCTCGCCCAGACACGCCTATGGCCGCGTGACGTCGATTCAAGGGCATCTGGTCGAGGTGGCCGGTCCCTTGTTCGAAATGAGCGTGGGCTCGATGCTGACGATTCATGCGGATGGACGGGAGCCTGCCAAGTGCGAAGTGGTCGGCTTTTCGACCGATCGGGCCCTGTGTTTGCCTTTCTCTGAGCTTGATGGCATTCGTCTTGGCTGCCGAGCCGTGCTCAACGGTCCTGCGGTGATCCGGCCCACCAAGGCGTGGTTGGGACGGATGATCAATGCCCATGGGGAGCCGATTGATGGTAAGGGTCCCTTGCCCCGCGGCCACCATGCTGTGCCGCTGCGACGCAAGCCACCCGCCGCGCATAAGCGGACCCGGGTCGGCGGGCCGATGGATCTGGGGGTCAGGGCGCTCAATACCTTCATTACCCTTTGTCAGGGCCAGCGCATGGGCATCTTTGCTGGTTCCGGTGTTGGCAAGTCGGTGCTGCTTTCGATGTTGGCGCGCAACGCCAGTTCCGAGGTCAATGTGATTGGCCTGATCGGGGAACGCGGGCGCGAGGTGCAGGAGTTTGTCGAGGATGATCTGGGCGAGGAGGGGCTGAAACGCTCCATCGTCGTGGTGGCCACTTCGGATGAAATGGCCTTGATGCGGCGGCAGGCTGCCTATCTTACTTTGGCATTGGCCGAGTATTTTCGCGAAGATGGTAAACAGGTTCTTTGTATGATGGACTCGGTCACCCGTTTTGCTCAGGCGCAGCGGGAGATTGGCTTGGCTGCCGGCGAACCCCCCACCTCTAAGGGCTATACCCCCACAGTCTTCGCAGAACTGCCAAAACTTCTGGAAAGAGCCGGTCCGGGCGAAAAAAATGAGGGAGCCGTTACAGGTCTTTTTACTGTTTTGGTGGAAGGTGATAACCACAATGAACCCGTTGCTGATGCCGTCCGGGGTATTTTGGATGGACATATCGTCATGGAACGGGCCATTGCCGAGAGGGGAAGGTACCCGGCGATAAACATTTTGAAATCTGTTTCGCGTACACTTCCCAATGCTGCCGATCCGGCCTTCTGGCCCAGTGTGTTGAAGGCCCGGCAGCATATGGCGACCTATTCGGATATGGAAGAGTTGATCCGATTGGGAGCCTACAGGCAGGGAAGCGATCCAAGTGTGGATCTGGCCATCGCTCTTCATGAGCCTCTGGAAGCATTTCTCTCTCAAGGAAAGGGAGAGGCGACCAGCTTGGAAGAGGGATACCAAAGGCTGGAAGCCATCGTTGGGGCGCGGTCAGAACAGGGCAATACGGGGCTTTAA
- a CDS encoding FAD-dependent oxidoreductase, translated as MSVSIIGGGLTGCLIALELAEAGHKVVLFDRASELMARASFANEGKIHLGFVYAADTSFQTARRMIDDALRFRPLLERWIPSRVFEAMIYDRFDYFVPHSSMLSVKAINAHFGKVIQYLNVQTNRNAASYLGRRDFAPVSPSAPPHDTLQALFHTPEQGVWPASIAEEIRRCVHSHPRVDIRLDTTVTKIRPQKQQWHLDLMPSDKAEQTTEGPFETVINCAWAGRRHLDAASGHPDHAQWFYRYKFGVVLSNARAAFGGALPRNSTAMLGAYGDSVYCAAQDSLYCSWYPVGMCFSCAELVSDQPPRLDDHEAAILKTWQGYATIDPTFKTLLETQPISKARIVGDYIAAKAKTDIQDPNSRLHERHGYGAMQLAPGYWSVETGKYTSAARCAEDCVRAILEREPCSGF; from the coding sequence ATGTCCGTTTCGATTATTGGGGGTGGCCTGACCGGATGTCTGATCGCCCTGGAGCTGGCCGAAGCAGGGCACAAGGTCGTGCTGTTTGACAGGGCTTCTGAGTTAATGGCCCGGGCCTCTTTTGCCAATGAAGGGAAAATCCATCTCGGCTTTGTCTATGCCGCAGACACCAGCTTCCAGACAGCCCGCCGCATGATTGATGATGCCTTGCGCTTCAGACCGCTGCTCGAACGCTGGATCCCGTCTCGTGTCTTCGAGGCAATGATCTACGACCGCTTCGACTATTTCGTTCCGCACAGCTCGATGTTGTCCGTTAAAGCCATCAATGCCCATTTTGGCAAAGTGATCCAGTATCTTAACGTCCAAACAAACCGCAATGCTGCCTCCTATCTGGGCCGCAGGGATTTTGCACCGGTTTCTCCCTCAGCCCCGCCACACGACACACTTCAGGCCCTGTTTCACACACCCGAACAGGGCGTATGGCCAGCCTCCATCGCTGAGGAAATACGCCGTTGCGTCCACAGCCACCCAAGGGTTGACATTCGTCTGGACACGACTGTCACCAAAATCCGACCGCAAAAGCAACAATGGCATCTGGACCTCATGCCATCAGACAAGGCAGAGCAGACCACAGAAGGGCCGTTTGAGACGGTGATCAATTGTGCCTGGGCGGGACGCAGGCACCTCGATGCCGCATCAGGCCATCCGGACCATGCGCAATGGTTCTACCGCTACAAATTCGGTGTCGTGCTGTCCAATGCCCGAGCGGCATTTGGCGGTGCGCTTCCCCGCAACAGCACAGCGATGCTTGGCGCCTATGGCGACAGCGTCTATTGTGCGGCTCAAGACAGTCTTTATTGCAGTTGGTACCCGGTCGGTATGTGTTTCAGTTGCGCAGAACTGGTCAGCGATCAGCCTCCAAGGTTAGACGATCATGAAGCTGCGATCCTGAAGACCTGGCAAGGCTATGCCACCATTGACCCAACCTTCAAGACCCTGTTGGAAACACAGCCGATCTCCAAGGCCCGGATCGTCGGAGACTATATCGCCGCCAAAGCCAAAACGGACATTCAGGACCCGAACAGCCGCCTGCATGAGCGGCACGGATATGGTGCCATGCAGTTAGCGCCCGGTTACTGGAGCGTTGAAACCGGAAAATATACCTCTGCGGCCCGCTGTGCCGAGGACTGCGTCCGGGCAATTTTGGAGCGGGAACCATGTTCCGGTTTTTAA
- a CDS encoding paraquat-inducible protein A: MSFLLPLLLAISSFSFALGLTLPLVSLDRLLFFTETPSLMSIVVGLWYDHEKLLAVIVCAFSVVFPAVKILLLHIAAFRGKRSRSVILLGLASKWSMMDVLLVALVVFSAKTSGLAEASALPGLWFYGTATTASVLASVMIKK, encoded by the coding sequence ATGTCCTTTCTCTTGCCCCTTTTGTTGGCAATTTCCAGTTTTTCCTTCGCCCTCGGGCTGACCCTGCCGCTGGTTTCCCTCGACCGATTGCTGTTCTTCACCGAAACGCCGTCACTGATGAGCATCGTTGTTGGGCTGTGGTACGACCATGAGAAATTGCTGGCGGTGATTGTCTGTGCCTTTTCTGTGGTGTTTCCGGCTGTCAAAATTCTCCTTCTGCATATTGCCGCCTTTCGTGGCAAACGGTCCCGGTCGGTGATCCTGCTGGGGCTGGCGAGCAAATGGTCGATGATGGATGTATTGCTGGTGGCTCTGGTGGTCTTTTCCGCCAAGACCAGCGGGTTGGCTGAGGCCAGTGCCTTGCCGGGACTATGGTTCTATGGCACCGCCACCACCGCCTCGGTTCTCGCGTCGGTGATGATCAAGAAGTAG
- a CDS encoding protein-glutamate methylesterase/protein-glutamine glutaminase yields the protein MGLMSATAPAAKAASRQIKVMIVDDSVVIRGLISRWVEEDPALELVGSHRNGRLAVENIAKSKPDIVVLDIEMPDMDGLTALPLLLRGCPSTKIIMASTLTRRNAEISLRALSLGATDYVPKPESNSEITTSKSFRNELVDKIKAIGGIEDGTAPTFRASRGGAPVARAGGARALQSRKTLASEGPRPSAAAATPRAAAPVAGANGIALRKLGSARPRALLIGSSTGGPQALEKLLQEIGPQMRSVPILITQHMPATFTAILADHLARASGMPSAEAKDGEVVQNGHIYVAPGGKHMKLVKQAGQAVVKLTDEPPVNFCKPAVDPLFETAATVYGSATLAVILTGMGHDGTAGAQFIVDAGGSVLAQDQATSVVWGMPGAAANAGVCAAVLPLNQIGSKVLRIFKGER from the coding sequence ATGGGTCTGATGTCCGCAACCGCTCCGGCTGCCAAGGCTGCATCGCGTCAAATCAAGGTGATGATTGTTGACGATTCTGTGGTTATTCGCGGATTGATCAGTCGCTGGGTCGAGGAAGATCCCGCTCTGGAACTGGTCGGATCGCACCGCAATGGTCGCCTCGCGGTTGAAAATATTGCCAAGAGCAAACCGGACATCGTCGTTCTCGATATCGAAATGCCGGATATGGACGGCCTGACAGCTCTGCCACTGTTGTTGCGTGGCTGTCCTTCCACCAAAATCATCATGGCGTCGACATTGACGCGCCGCAATGCCGAAATCAGCTTGCGCGCTCTGTCGCTGGGGGCAACCGACTATGTGCCCAAGCCGGAATCGAACAGTGAAATTACAACGTCCAAGAGCTTCCGCAATGAGTTGGTCGACAAGATCAAGGCGATTGGCGGCATCGAGGACGGCACTGCACCGACCTTCCGCGCGTCCCGCGGTGGCGCACCTGTCGCAAGGGCAGGGGGGGCACGGGCACTGCAAAGTCGCAAAACGCTTGCAAGTGAAGGCCCAAGACCGTCTGCTGCTGCGGCGACACCTCGAGCTGCTGCGCCGGTGGCTGGGGCCAATGGCATCGCCTTGCGCAAGCTTGGATCCGCGCGGCCGCGTGCCTTGCTGATTGGTAGCTCTACGGGAGGGCCACAGGCACTCGAGAAGCTGCTGCAAGAAATTGGCCCGCAAATGCGGTCCGTCCCTATTCTGATCACCCAGCACATGCCCGCCACTTTCACCGCTATTTTGGCGGACCATCTGGCGCGTGCTTCCGGCATGCCTTCCGCTGAGGCCAAGGATGGCGAAGTGGTGCAGAACGGGCATATCTATGTGGCGCCGGGCGGCAAGCACATGAAACTTGTCAAACAGGCCGGGCAAGCGGTCGTCAAATTGACCGATGAGCCGCCTGTCAATTTTTGTAAACCTGCCGTTGATCCATTGTTCGAGACCGCCGCCACCGTTTATGGGTCGGCTACTCTGGCAGTGATTTTGACCGGTATGGGACATGATGGCACTGCAGGTGCTCAGTTTATTGTCGATGCGGGTGGCAGTGTTCTGGCTCAGGATCAGGCGACCAGCGTTGTTTGGGGTATGCCGGGTGCGGCCGCGAATGCCGGTGTCTGTGCGGCGGTTCTGCCTCTCAACCAGATTGGCTCCAAAGTATTGCGAATTTTCAAAGGGGAGCGATAA
- the ctrA gene encoding response regulator transcription factor CtrA encodes MRVLLIEDDSATAQSIELMLKSESFNVYTTDLGEEGVDLGKLYDYDIILLDLNLPDMSGYEVLRTLRVSKVKTPILILSGLAGIEDKVRGLGFGADDYMTKPFHKDELVARIHAIVRRSKGHAQSVINTGELTVNLDTKTVEVQGQRVHLTGKEYQMLELLSLRKGTTLTKEMFLNHLYGGMDEPELKIIDVFICKLRKKLATATGGRNYIETVWGRGYVLREPDEDGMRESA; translated from the coding sequence ATGCGAGTTTTGCTAATTGAGGACGATAGCGCCACAGCACAGAGCATCGAGTTGATGCTCAAGTCCGAGAGTTTCAATGTCTATACCACCGATCTTGGTGAGGAAGGCGTCGACCTCGGCAAATTGTACGACTACGACATTATTCTTCTGGATCTGAACTTGCCAGACATGAGCGGCTATGAAGTGCTCCGCACTTTGCGCGTCTCCAAGGTCAAGACTCCTATTCTCATCCTTTCTGGCCTGGCGGGCATTGAAGACAAGGTTCGTGGCCTTGGATTTGGCGCTGACGACTATATGACCAAGCCATTCCACAAGGATGAGCTGGTGGCACGTATCCATGCGATCGTCCGCCGCTCCAAGGGCCATGCCCAGTCGGTCATCAACACCGGCGAATTGACGGTCAATCTCGACACCAAAACTGTTGAAGTTCAGGGCCAGCGCGTCCACCTGACCGGCAAAGAATATCAGATGCTCGAACTGCTTTCCTTGCGCAAAGGCACCACGCTGACCAAGGAAATGTTCCTCAACCATCTTTATGGTGGCATGGACGAGCCTGAACTGAAAATCATCGACGTATTCATCTGCAAACTGCGCAAGAAGCTCGCAACCGCGACCGGCGGCCGCAACTATATCGAAACGGTATGGGGCCGCGGCTATGTTCTGCGCGAACCAGATGAAGATGGAATGCGAGAAAGCGCCTAA